In a genomic window of Oceaniferula flava:
- the lptB gene encoding LPS export ABC transporter ATP-binding protein, whose translation MASMPTPSDALPATPEPIHLGNSSRRDTSTLLEAQGLMKTYGGRTVVNHVNLSVRQGEIVGLLGPNGAGKTTSFYMIAGLIPPDAGVVNFNNTNISNLPMHKRAQLGMGYLPQEESIFRHLSVEENLMAVLETRRDLSRKQRRMRADQLLERFSITKLRKSEALALSGGEKRRLVIARSLCTDPTLLMLDEPFGGVDPIAVGDIQKIVCDLRDQDGLSILITDHNVRETLHIVDHAYLLHEGKLILEGEANEIAVNPIARKHYLGKDFVL comes from the coding sequence ATGGCCAGTATGCCCACTCCCTCTGACGCCCTCCCCGCCACACCCGAGCCCATCCATTTGGGAAACTCATCTCGCCGGGACACCTCAACCTTGCTAGAAGCTCAGGGGTTGATGAAAACTTACGGCGGACGCACCGTGGTCAATCACGTGAATCTGTCGGTCCGTCAGGGTGAAATCGTCGGGCTGCTAGGTCCGAATGGGGCCGGCAAGACCACCTCGTTTTACATGATCGCCGGCTTGATTCCACCCGATGCTGGAGTGGTCAATTTCAATAACACCAACATTTCCAACCTCCCCATGCACAAACGGGCCCAGCTCGGTATGGGCTACCTGCCACAGGAGGAGTCGATCTTCCGCCACCTCAGCGTGGAGGAGAACTTGATGGCTGTGTTAGAGACGCGCCGCGATCTCAGCCGCAAGCAACGCCGGATGCGTGCCGATCAGTTACTCGAGCGATTCAGCATCACCAAACTGCGTAAATCCGAAGCCCTTGCCCTCTCCGGAGGGGAAAAGCGCCGCCTGGTCATCGCCCGCTCACTCTGCACCGATCCCACCCTGCTGATGCTGGATGAACCCTTCGGTGGGGTCGACCCCATTGCTGTCGGAGATATCCAAAAAATCGTTTGCGATTTGCGCGATCAAGACGGACTTTCTATCCTAATCACGGACCATAATGTCAGAGAAACACTTCATATTGTTGACCACGCGTATTTACTGCATGAAGGTAAGTTAATCCTTGAAGGTGAAGCCAATGAAATTGCCGTCAACCCCATCGCCAGAAAGCACTACCTGGGCAAAGATTTCGTCCTCTAA